The nucleotide sequence CCAGTGCGGCTTACCCTTACTATTCTCAGTGGCCTGCGCGCGGGAGAACGCATCCTGCTCGGTCCCGGTGAGATGCTGCGCGTGGGGCGCACATCGGGCGCGAACATCGTGATCTCCGACGACCCCACCATGTCCGGCGTCCACTATTTGGTCCGCTGCGCCGACGACGGCGGCACCGTCCGCGATCTGGAAAGCCGGAACGGGCTGTTTTTGAACGGCAGGCCCGTCAGCGAAGCCGCACTGGGCGACGGCGACCAGATTCGCGCCGGGAGAACGTACTTTTCGGTGATGATGGATTCCGTCACCGCGGGTTCGCCCGACGGGGCGGGTGGCTTTGGCGCGGACGACGAGACCCGATCGCCCAGCGCCGCGGAATCCACGCGGGCAGAGTTGCCGCCTTCGCCCCGCCGCGCCGGCAGGGGCGCTCCGGCCACGCTCTACCTGCCGGAGGCTTCGCCGTCGCCCTTCCCCTTGTTCCCGGTCGAGGATGAGACGCTCGATAGTTCGATGGTCCGCCAGCCGAGTGCCGCGCAGCCACCTGCCGCCAACCACGACCGACTCTATGCCGTCGTCGATGCCGCCGTCGCCAGGGGCCTGGTGCGCGAAGCGAAACGCGTGAACCTGCGCACGGAAAGCCTGCTTTCGAGCGGATCGTCGCCTTATCTGGCGGCCATCGTTCCCTATCTCGTGGAGGTGCTTTCCGACAGCGAGTTTCTTGCGCTCTGGCGGGCGACGCTGACCAAGAATCCGGGAATCTTGATCGAGTCGCGCGCGGAGTTCGACGTCGTGCTCGGGCATGCCCGTGGCTTGTTCTCCGCGAAAGACGATCAGGGCAAGCAGACGTACTTCCGCTTTTACGACCCGAACATTCTCTATGAGTGGCTGACGACCGGTCCGGCCGAGCGGCTGGCCGGCTTTTTTGGCTTCGCCAGCGCCGTCATTGTCGGGCTCGACAAGGGCGAGCGACTCTTGCGGCTGACCTACGAAAGCAACGAGTTGAATTCGGAAGAAGTCTTCGCCCGCTAACCGGCCGCAGCCGAGGGTCAATCTAAGAGCTTTTCCTTCGCCGCCGCGCGGCAGCCGCGGGCCGCGGCGCGGCGGCCGACTGGCGGCCGGTGCCACCCCGTTTGAGGCTCTTGCGCAGGGCGTCCATCAGATTGACCACGGGCACCTCTTCCTCCGCCTGACCGACGACGACTTCCTGGCCGGCGATTTTGGCCTCGATCGCCTCCTTGAACTTCTGTGTGTAGGTGTCTTCGTATTCGTCGAGCTTCGGCTCATCGGCGCTGGTTTGCTGAATCAACGTTCGGGCCAGGCGCAGCTCGTCGGCCGAGACTTTGCCTTCACCCACCTCCTCCACGAACTCGGCCACGGGTTTCACTTGGGCCAGGTAGCTCAACAGCGACATCGTGAGCATCCCCTCGAGGGGTCTGAGCAATGCCAGGTCCTCGCGGCCTGAGATGACGATCTGGCCCAGGCCGCAGCGTTTTTCATTTTGCATCGCCTGGCAAAGCACGCGATACGGTTTGTCGGCGGCCGCGCCTTCGGGCAGCAGATAATAATTCCGGCCGCTGTAATAGAGCGGGTCGATCGTGTCCGGCGGAACGAACCGGTCGATGTTCATGGTCCGGTCGCCCTGACTGCGAAAGCCCTCGCGCTCGCCGGGTTCGAGCACCACGTACTGGTCTTTGGCATACTCGTAACCGTAGACGATTTCGTCGTTCGGCACTTCGCCGTGAAGCGGGCAAAACTTGCGGTAGCGGATGCGGCTGTGACACGGCTCGTGAAGCTGATTGAGGTGGACTTCTCCCTTGCCCGGCGCGGCGGCCGTATAGGCCGCCACCGGCACCGAGACCAGACTCAGCCGCAGGTGGCCTTTCCAGGTGGGACGGGCAGTCATAGTAGACGCTCTTCGTGCGATGTTGGCCCCTGGCGGTGTGCTCTCCCGCCCGTCGCGCGTCCTGGCCGCACGCGGGGCGTGTAAGGTGGGACCAGCGAGCTTGCGAGCGCCGGCCCACCATTGTTAGGCGTCAGGTTTCAGGCGTCAGGCATCAGGTTGTTTGTCCTGAAGCCTGACGCCTGAAACCTGACGCCTCGATTCCGTGGGCGGGCGCTCGCAAGCTCGCTGGTCCCGCCCTATATGCTGTGGCTTGCGCTGGCACAGCAAAGCGGGAGTGCTAGCACCCGAGTGCTAGCAGTGGGCTGCTAGCAGCAAACCTCGCGCCACTCGCCGGCCTCACGGCACGATTTCGCAGACGGCCGATTGGCCTTCGCACTCGTCGACTTCGATTCGCACGCGCGGGGGAACGGCGATGCCACGCGCCGCAAGCTCGGCAATCAGCCGCCGGCCGATGTGCCGGGCCAGCATCTCGGCGGTGGTGTTTGGCACCGGCAGCAGCACGCAGTCGCCGCGGGGAAACACCCAGCGGCGCTCTTCGAACACCGCTTCCACCGATCGCTCATCGGCCGTCACCTGGATGGCGGGATGATCGGTGGGCAAAAGCACGTGATGGTCGAGTTCCAGCACGATGGCATGCAGAATATCGCGCAGGACTATGAAGTCGATGACGTAGTGGTTTTCGTCGAGCGGCCCCAAGACGTCGGCCGTCACGCGGTAGTTGTGCCCGTGCAGGCGCTCGCAGATGTTGCCGTTGAAGGTGATGAAATGGGCGGCGCAAAAGACGAGATAGTCTTTGGTAAGCCGGACTCGGTAGGTTTCGGGCATGGTCGAAATCGCAGGACTACGCAATCAACTCCCGAATCACGCGCGCCGGCTCGACGCCGGTCAGCTTCTGGTCGAGACCCTGATAGCGATAGGTGAACCGCTCGTGGTCGAAGCCCAACAAGTGCAGCACCGTGGCGTGGAAGTCGTGGATGTGAACGGGATCCTTCACGATATTGTAGGAGAAATCGTCGGTTTCTCCGTAGATCGTGCCGGGCCGCGAGCCGCCACCGGCCATCCACATCGTGTAACACCGAGGATGATGGTCGCGGCCATAGTTCTTGTCCGACAGGCCGCCCTGCGAATAGATGGTGCGGCCGAACTCGCCGCCCCAGATGATGAGCGTCTCATCGAACAAGCCGCGCTGCTTCAGGTCTTGCACCAGACCCCAGCAGGGCTGATCGACGTCGCGGCACTGGTCGGGCAAGCGGCCCGCCACATTGCCGTGCGTGTCCCAGTTGTTATGGTAAATCTGGATGAAACGCACGCCGCGTTCGATCATTCGCCGGGCCAACAACACCGAATGGGCGAAGCTGCCGGGCTTCTTGGCCTCGTCGCCATACAGGGCGTAGGTCGAGGCCGGCTCGTTCTCGACGCTGGTCAACTCGGGCACGCTGGCCTGCATGCGGAAGGCCAGCTCGTATTGCTGAATGCGGGTGTGCGTCTCAGGATCGCCCACGAGGCGGTAGTTCGCCTCGTTCAGCGCGTTCAGCCCGTCCAGCGTGCGGCGGCGGACCTCCGTCGGTACGCCGGGCGGATTGTTGATGTACAGGATCGGATCGCCGCCGGAGCGGAACGACACGCCCGCGTGCTCGCCCGAAAGATAACCGCTCGACCAGAGCCGGGCGGCAATCGCCTGCACCTGCTCGGTGTTGGTCGGCTTGGCCACCAGAACCACAAACGACGGCAGGTTCTCGTTCATCGAGCCCAGGCCGTAAGAGACCCAACTCCCCAGGCACGGCCGCCCGGTCACCTGGTTGCCGGTCTGCATGTAGGTGATGGCCGGCTCGTGGTTGATGGCTTCGGTGTGCATGCTGCGGATGAAGCACATGTCGTCGACCATCTTCGCCGTGTGCGGCAACAGCTCGCTGACCCACATGCCGTTTTGCCCGTTCTGGGCGAACTTGAACATGCTGGGCGCGATCGGAAACCGCTTTTGCCCGGAGGTCATCGTGGTCAGCCGCTGACCCATCCGCACGGTGTCGGGCAAGTCTTTGTCGAACCACTCCTTCATCTGCGGCTTATAATCGTAAAGGTCCATCTGCGGCGGGCCGCCGACCATGTGCAGGTAGATGACCTGCTTGGCCTTGGGGGCGAAGTGCGGACCCGGCGCGGCCAGGCTGGCGGCCGAAGCCGGCTTACCCCAGAGATCAAGCCCCAACGACGACAGAGCGGCCATGCCGAGCGCATTGGCTCCGCGGCTGAAGAACTGGCGGCGAGTTTCGTAGCGTACGTAGTCTTCGATGGGCAACATCGGGAACGTCTCCTGAGTGTTAAAGTCGTGGTTCACGCGGCCGCCACGGGCAAGGGATAAATGTAAATCTCGCCGACGGTGATTCCACCGATCGTGCGGCTGTGGTAGTGGGCGGGAATCTTGCCGCCGTATCTCTGCATGAGCTCAAGTGCCGCCTTGGCTAAGCGATCGTCAGCGCTGACGACTTTGACTTGGAAGGCGTCAAAATTAGGATCATGCATCGCGGCGGCAATTCGAATCACCTCGCCATACGCGGGGCGGAAGTTCTCATCATTAAACTGCTGCGAGGCCACCCAGAGGCTTGGCGAATTGTCGTCGTCCCCGCGATGCCAAAAGGCGACGTCAACCGGCGCGTACTTCTCGAATTCGCGGAGGAACGCGGCCCCTGCGTCAATCTGTTCTCTTACCAATGGTCTCGTATCCATTTCATCACTCCATCTTGCGGATGACTGGTCGCGTCGTAGAGTTCTCGAGCCTTCGGCTCGGGAACGAGCACGTACCGAGACGCTTCATTCCATCGAATCGTCACGGCCCAGTTTTGGGCAAAGGCCGGGTTTGCAACGCTGTCAGCGACACAGGCGGCGTCGAGCCGTGCCACACCAATCAATTCGCTGAGTTTGTGTGTCCAACACGCGTCGGAGAAACGTCTCTCCTCGTAGATTATACCAGGATTGTTTTCCACAAAACCAACCACGCACGCCTTCAGTCCACATTCGACTGCATATCCCGCGAGATAATAGACGGCGGACCATCGTTGGTTTTGCAACAAGATGCCCGCGTCGATCAGCCTCGTCTCTGCCAAGTCTTGCCAGTCTTGTTTCGTCATGCCTACTTGTTCAATACCTCATCCAAATTCATCAACTCATTCGTGAGCATCGTCCAAGCGGCCAAGCTGGCCGCGTCCAGCGAGGCGTCGGGCTTCGACTCGCCCACGGCGATCAACTGCTTGGCCTCCTCGACGTGCCCCTGATACCAGGCCGAAAGATCGTCGAGCGACGCCCGCACGGTCTGCGTCTCTTCAGCCCGCCACGGCCGGGCAAGCAGCCGCTTGGCCAACCGATCGAGCCGGCTTTCGTTCGTCTCGCCGCCTTGCTTCATCACCTCTTCGGCCAGATGACGGGCGGCTTCCACGAATTGCGGATCGTTCAGCGTCACCAGCGCCTGCAGCGGCGTGTCGGTCCGCTCGCGACGCACGGTGCATGTCTCGCGGCTGGGAGCGTTGAAGATGTCCATCGAGGCCGGCGGCGCCGCCCGTTTCCAAAACGTGTAGAGGCTGCGGCGATAAAGGCCGTCGCCGCTGTCGCGCTTGTAGTCGCGCGTGTTGCTGCCGATCATGGCCACCGCTTCCCAAACGCCATCCGGCTGATAGGGTCTTACGCTCGGCCCGCCGACCTTCTCGACCAGCAGTCCGCTGGCCGCCAGGGCATAGTCGCGAATCACTTCGGCGTCCATGCGGAAGCGCGGACCGCGCGACAGCAGCCGGTTCTGCGGGTCCTTCTCCAGCTTTTCGGGCGTGGCGATCGCCGCTTGCCGATACGTGGCCGAAGTCACAAGCTGCTTGAAGAACCGCTTCACGTCCCAACCGCCTTCGCGGAAGTCGACCGCCAGCCAATCGAGCAGCTCCGGGTGCGTGGGCAACTCGCCCGCCACGCCGAAATCGCCCGACGTGCGGACGATGCCCGTGCCGAACACTTCTTGCCAGAACCGGTTCACGGTCACGCGGGCCGTGAGCGGCTGTTCCGGCAACAACAGCCACTGCGCGAAACCCAGCCGGGTCTTGGGCAGCTCGGCCGGCATCGGTGGCAGCATGTCGGGCGTTTCCGGCTGGACCGGATCGCGCCGCTTGTCATAGTCGCCGCGATAAAGCACGTAGGCCATCGCCGGATCGCTCCGCTCCTGCATCACATGCGTCAAAGTGCCGCGGGACTTGATGGCTGCCTCTTCCCCTTCCAGCCCGGCGACCTTGCCCGCGAGCTGCTGCGAGACGCCGTCGAGCGTGGCCAGCCACCAACTATAGAGCTCGTTCTTCTCGGCATCGCTTCGCTGGTCGGCCGGCTTGAGCACCAGCGACACGGCCCGCGTCGTCTGCACGAGTTTTTGCACGTCGCCCGGCGGAAGGACACGACCGTAGATGCGAACGTCTTCGATTGACATCTCGTCGAGCCGGCCGGTGGAATGCCGCTGAGCCAGCTTGAAGGGCACCGTAGTGCGAATCGTGTTCTTCAGGGCGTTGGCCTGCACGCCGACCGGCTGCGGCTCGCCGTTAACGTAAACCTTCACGCCGCCGGGCTGGGCCGAGCCGTCGTAGGTGACGAAGACGTGCGTCCATTCGTTGGCCTTGATCGGTTTGTTCGAGACCACCTTCAGCGCATCTTCGGGCCATTGGTTGACGATGTGGCAGCCGACCTTGCCGTTCTCCATCCACAGGTCCCAACCGCGATACGCGTGCTCGTCGTCCATGCGGGCGAAGATGGCGCCCGAGCCGTCGAGCTTCGCCAGCTTGACCCAGGCGCCATAAGAAAACGCCTGGTCTTTCTCCAAGTCGCCTACGTCGGCGATTTCAGCGACCACGCCCGGCTTGCTCTGCAGGGCCTGGGCGGCGACGTGTCCCGGCTGCCAGGTGAGCTGAGCGGAAGCAGCCACCGTGCGAGGCTGGCCATCGAAGGTGACGGCAAAGGAGTTCTCGCCGCCGCCGTTCAATTCGGCATAGAACCGCAGGCCGTCACTGGGAATGAGGCCGGCCAGCGTCTCGGAAGTGGCCGATGCCAGCCAGCCGTCGAAATCGGCACGCGCGGCGTTACGCCGTTCCTCGACCTGTTTGCGGGCTGTGGCCAGCTCGCCGACGAGGGCGTTCCAACGCGGACGGTCATCCGCCCGCGGCACGACGACGACGGGCGGCGTGTCTTTGATATTGCCGTCCATCGCGTTTTGCGTGGTGTTGTTGAAGAACGCCGCCAACTCGTAAAACTCCCGCTGCGAGAGCGGATCGAACTTGTGATCGTGGCAAACGGCGCAGCCGGCCGTGGTGCCCAGCCAGACCAGCGAGGTGGTTTCCACGCGGTCGCGGGTGTAAAGCACCGAGTATTCCTCGGCGATGGCGCCGCCTTCGCTGGTGGTGATGTTGCAGCGGTTGAAGCCGGAGGCGACTTGCTGCTCGAGCGTGCGGTCGGGTAACAGGTCGCCCGCCAACTGCTCGATCGTGAACTGATCGAACGGCAAATTGCGGTTTAGCGCCCGGATGACCCAATCGCGATAGGCCCAAATCTCGCGATAGTTGTCGATATGAATGCCGTGCGTGTCGCCATAGCGGGCCACGTCGAGCCAGTAGCGTCCGCGGTGTTCGCCCCAGGCCGCCGTGCTCATCAGCTCGTCGGCCAGTTTTTCATAAGCGTCGGGCGAGGGACCGTTGACAAAAGCCTCCACCAGCTCAGGCTTGGGGGGCAGGCCGGTGAGATCGAGCGACAGCCGCCGGGCGAGCGTGCGGCGGTCGGCCTCGGGCGCGGGCTGCAGGCCGGCCGC is from Pirellulales bacterium and encodes:
- a CDS encoding Ku protein; the encoded protein is MTARPTWKGHLRLSLVSVPVAAYTAAAPGKGEVHLNQLHEPCHSRIRYRKFCPLHGEVPNDEIVYGYEYAKDQYVVLEPGEREGFRSQGDRTMNIDRFVPPDTIDPLYYSGRNYYLLPEGAAADKPYRVLCQAMQNEKRCGLGQIVISGREDLALLRPLEGMLTMSLLSYLAQVKPVAEFVEEVGEGKVSADELRLARTLIQQTSADEPKLDEYEDTYTQKFKEAIEAKIAGQEVVVGQAEEEVPVVNLMDALRKSLKRGGTGRQSAAAPRPAAAARRRRKSS
- a CDS encoding DUF1501 domain-containing protein is translated as MLPIEDYVRYETRRQFFSRGANALGMAALSSLGLDLWGKPASAASLAAPGPHFAPKAKQVIYLHMVGGPPQMDLYDYKPQMKEWFDKDLPDTVRMGQRLTTMTSGQKRFPIAPSMFKFAQNGQNGMWVSELLPHTAKMVDDMCFIRSMHTEAINHEPAITYMQTGNQVTGRPCLGSWVSYGLGSMNENLPSFVVLVAKPTNTEQVQAIAARLWSSGYLSGEHAGVSFRSGGDPILYINNPPGVPTEVRRRTLDGLNALNEANYRLVGDPETHTRIQQYELAFRMQASVPELTSVENEPASTYALYGDEAKKPGSFAHSVLLARRMIERGVRFIQIYHNNWDTHGNVAGRLPDQCRDVDQPCWGLVQDLKQRGLFDETLIIWGGEFGRTIYSQGGLSDKNYGRDHHPRCYTMWMAGGGSRPGTIYGETDDFSYNIVKDPVHIHDFHATVLHLLGFDHERFTYRYQGLDQKLTGVEPARVIRELIA
- a CDS encoding DUF1553 domain-containing protein, which codes for MNDRFVRRMVSLLLMLTYLSAESRADEPLQYNRDVRPILAENCFACHGPDSAARKADLRLDQREAAIEAGALSPGKADESELMRRILSSDPEAMMPPPATKKQLTAAQKETLRRWIADGAAYQPHWSLIAPVRPPLPAVKDAAWCRNPIDYFVLAKLEAAGLQPAPEADRRTLARRLSLDLTGLPPKPELVEAFVNGPSPDAYEKLADELMSTAAWGEHRGRYWLDVARYGDTHGIHIDNYREIWAYRDWVIRALNRNLPFDQFTIEQLAGDLLPDRTLEQQVASGFNRCNITTSEGGAIAEEYSVLYTRDRVETTSLVWLGTTAGCAVCHDHKFDPLSQREFYELAAFFNNTTQNAMDGNIKDTPPVVVVPRADDRPRWNALVGELATARKQVEERRNAARADFDGWLASATSETLAGLIPSDGLRFYAELNGGGENSFAVTFDGQPRTVAASAQLTWQPGHVAAQALQSKPGVVAEIADVGDLEKDQAFSYGAWVKLAKLDGSGAIFARMDDEHAYRGWDLWMENGKVGCHIVNQWPEDALKVVSNKPIKANEWTHVFVTYDGSAQPGGVKVYVNGEPQPVGVQANALKNTIRTTVPFKLAQRHSTGRLDEMSIEDVRIYGRVLPPGDVQKLVQTTRAVSLVLKPADQRSDAEKNELYSWWLATLDGVSQQLAGKVAGLEGEEAAIKSRGTLTHVMQERSDPAMAYVLYRGDYDKRRDPVQPETPDMLPPMPAELPKTRLGFAQWLLLPEQPLTARVTVNRFWQEVFGTGIVRTSGDFGVAGELPTHPELLDWLAVDFREGGWDVKRFFKQLVTSATYRQAAIATPEKLEKDPQNRLLSRGPRFRMDAEVIRDYALAASGLLVEKVGGPSVRPYQPDGVWEAVAMIGSNTRDYKRDSGDGLYRRSLYTFWKRAAPPASMDIFNAPSRETCTVRRERTDTPLQALVTLNDPQFVEAARHLAEEVMKQGGETNESRLDRLAKRLLARPWRAEETQTVRASLDDLSAWYQGHVEEAKQLIAVGESKPDASLDAASLAAWTMLTNELMNLDEVLNK
- a CDS encoding DUF4123 domain-containing protein, which encodes MRLTLTILSGLRAGERILLGPGEMLRVGRTSGANIVISDDPTMSGVHYLVRCADDGGTVRDLESRNGLFLNGRPVSEAALGDGDQIRAGRTYFSVMMDSVTAGSPDGAGGFGADDETRSPSAAESTRAELPPSPRRAGRGAPATLYLPEASPSPFPLFPVEDETLDSSMVRQPSAAQPPAANHDRLYAVVDAAVARGLVREAKRVNLRTESLLSSGSSPYLAAIVPYLVEVLSDSEFLALWRATLTKNPGILIESRAEFDVVLGHARGLFSAKDDQGKQTYFRFYDPNILYEWLTTGPAERLAGFFGFASAVIVGLDKGERLLRLTYESNELNSEEVFAR
- a CDS encoding 6-pyruvoyl tetrahydropterin synthase family protein → MPETYRVRLTKDYLVFCAAHFITFNGNICERLHGHNYRVTADVLGPLDENHYVIDFIVLRDILHAIVLELDHHVLLPTDHPAIQVTADERSVEAVFEERRWVFPRGDCVLLPVPNTTAEMLARHIGRRLIAELAARGIAVPPRVRIEVDECEGQSAVCEIVP